A genome region from Camelina sativa cultivar DH55 chromosome 10, Cs, whole genome shotgun sequence includes the following:
- the LOC104718118 gene encoding uncharacterized protein LOC104718118 produces the protein MAGKAAETVAKTVTGPWRAKLDKYRTELTKGVWGYWEMGAWKPLGISARRRAMLRKEVLTNGEDWPYDPERKAMRTKRKGHKCDRISAEKRENTAKLMLKMPQMLLDYKKRRWDKKMKEEEKAKEDK, from the coding sequence AAGACAGTGACGGGTCCATGGAGGGCGAAACTCGATAAATACAGGACCGAGCTGACGAAAGGAGTGTGGGGTTACTGGGAGATGGGAGCATGGAAACCGTTAGGGATAAGCGCTAGAAGGAGAGCGATGCTGAGGAAAGAAGTGTTGACTAATGGAGAAGATTGGCCTTACGATCCAGAGAGGAAAGCTATGAGGACAAAGAGGAAAGGGCATAAATGCGATAGGATCTCAgctgagaaaagagagaacacGGCCAAACTTATGCTGAAGATGCCTCAGATGCTGCTTGATTACAAGAAGAGAAGGTGGGataagaagatgaaggaagaagagaaagctaaAGAAGACAAGTAA
- the LOC104718119 gene encoding 5'-adenylylsulfate reductase 3, chloroplastic: MALAINVSSSSSSSVISASSFPSSELKAPQIGSLRLFDRINVSAASLSLSGKRSSVKALNVQSITKESMVASEKLDVVEVEDFEELAKRLENASPLEIMDKALEKFGNDIAIAFSGAEDVALIEYAHLTGRPYRVFSLDTGRLNPETYRLFDTVEKHYGIRIEYMFPDAVEVQALVRNKGLFSFYEDGHQECCRIRKVRPLRRALKGLRAWITGQRKDQSPGTRSEIPVVQVDPVFEGLDGGAGSLVKWNPVANVEGNDVWNFLRTMDVPVNTLHTAGYVSIGCEPCTRAVLPGQHEREGRWWWEDAKAKECGLHKGNIKENTNGNATANVNGKSTVADIFNSENVVNLSRQGIENLMKLENRNEAWIVVLYAPWCPFCQAMEASFDELADKLSGNGVKVAKFRADGDQKEFAKSELQLGSFPTILVFPKNSSRPIKYPSEKRDVDSLTSFLNLVR; this comes from the exons atggcacTAGCTATcaacgtttcttcttcttcatcttcttctgtgATCTCAGCCTCTAGCTTCCCTTCTTCAGAGCTCAAAG CTCCACAAATCGGTTCGTTGAGGCTATTTGATCGTATCAATGTCTCTGCGGCGTCTCTGAGTCTGTCTGGGAAGCGATCATCCGTGAAAGCTCTAAACGTTCAATCAATTACAAAGGAATCTATGGTTGCTTCTG AGAAGCTAGATGTGGTGGAAGTTGAAGACTTTGAGGAACTTGCAAAGAGACTAGAGAATGCTTCTCCTCTTGAAATTATGGATAAAGCTCTTGAGAAGTTTGGGAATGACATTGCTATAGCCTTTAG tgGAGCTGAAGATGTAGCTCTCATTGAGTATGCTCATTTAACTGGAAGACCTTATAGGGTTTTCAGTTTGGATACAGGGAGACTGAATCCGGAGACATACAGACTCTTTGATACCGTGGAGAAACATTACGGTATTAGGATTGAGTATATGTTTCCTGATGCTGTTGAGGTTCAAGCTTTGGTTAGGAACAAGGGTTTGTTCTCTTTCTATGAAGATGGTCACCAAGAGTGCTGCCGTATTAGAAAGGTGAGACCTTTGAGGCGTGCTTTGAAGGGTTTACGCGCTTGGATCACTGGTCAGAGGAAAGATCAATCACCTGGAACAAGATCAGAGATTCCAGTTGTTCAGGTTGATCCTGTGTTTGAAGGATTAGATGGTGGAGCTGGTAGTTTGGTGAAGTGGAATCCTGTGGCAAATGTTGAAGGGAATGATGTTTGGAACTTCTTGAGGACGATGGATGTTCCTGTGAACACACTTCACACTGCAGGTTATGTTTCGATCGGGTGTGAGCCTTGCACCAGAGCTGTTTTGCCAGGTCAGCATGAGAGAGAAGGGAGATGGTGGTGGGAAGATGCTAAGGCTAAAGAGTGTGGACTTCACAAAGGGAATATCAAGGAGAATACTAATGGAAACGCAACTGCTAACGTCAATGGGAAATCCACAGTTGCGGATATCTTCAATAGCGAGAATGTTGTGAACTTGAGTAGGCAAGGGATTGAGAATTTGATGAAGTTGGAGAACAGGAATGAGGCTTGGATCGTTGTGCTTTACGCTCCGTGGTGCCCTTTTTGTCAGGCAATGGAAGCTTCGTTCGATGAATTGGCAGATAAGTTGAGCGGTAATGGTGTGAAGGTTGCAAAGTTTAGAGCTGATGGTGACCAGAAGGAATTTGCCAAAAGTGAGTTGCAACTTGGAAGCTTTCCGACAATACTTGTGTTCCCAAAGAACTCTTCAAGACCAATCAAGTATCCATCGGAGAAGAGAGATGTTGATTCTTTGACATCGTTCTTGAATCTTGTTCGATAA
- the LOC104718120 gene encoding autophagy-related protein 8a isoform X2 produces the protein MAKSSFKVSNPLEARMSESSRIREKYPDRIPVIVEKAGQSDVPDIDKKKYLVPADLTVGQFVYVVRKRIKLGAEKAIFVFVKNTLPPTAALMSAIYEEHKDEDGFLYMTYSGENTFGSLTVA, from the exons ATGGCTAAGAGTTCTTTCAAGGTTTCTAACCCTCTTG AGGCAAGGATGAGTGAATCTAGTCGAATCAGAGAGAAGTATCCTGATAGAATCCCA GTGATTGTGGAAAAGGCTGGACAAAGTGATGTCCCTGACATTGACAAGAAGAA GTATCTTGTACCAGCAGATCTAACCGTGGGACAGTTTGTGTACGTGGTTCGCAAAAGGATCAAGCTTGGAGCTGAGAAAGCTATCTTTGTCTTTGTCAAGAACACTTTGCCTCCAACTG CTGCGTTGATGTCTGCAATCTATGAAGAACATAAAGATGAAGATGGGTTCCTCTACATGACTTACAGCGGAGAGAACACTTTTGGATCTCTTACCGTTGCTTga
- the LOC104718120 gene encoding autophagy-related protein 8a isoform X1, which translates to MIFSCLKFADTNRIAMAKSSFKVSNPLEARMSESSRIREKYPDRIPVIVEKAGQSDVPDIDKKKYLVPADLTVGQFVYVVRKRIKLGAEKAIFVFVKNTLPPTAALMSAIYEEHKDEDGFLYMTYSGENTFGSLTVA; encoded by the exons atgattttttcttgctTGAAATTTGCAGATACCAATCGAATCGCCATGGCTAAGAGTTCTTTCAAGGTTTCTAACCCTCTTG AGGCAAGGATGAGTGAATCTAGTCGAATCAGAGAGAAGTATCCTGATAGAATCCCA GTGATTGTGGAAAAGGCTGGACAAAGTGATGTCCCTGACATTGACAAGAAGAA GTATCTTGTACCAGCAGATCTAACCGTGGGACAGTTTGTGTACGTGGTTCGCAAAAGGATCAAGCTTGGAGCTGAGAAAGCTATCTTTGTCTTTGTCAAGAACACTTTGCCTCCAACTG CTGCGTTGATGTCTGCAATCTATGAAGAACATAAAGATGAAGATGGGTTCCTCTACATGACTTACAGCGGAGAGAACACTTTTGGATCTCTTACCGTTGCTTga
- the LOC104720202 gene encoding uncharacterized protein LOC104720202, with translation MKMSKSNNNLFSASSSSSARYIPKGNEVVSAGGAKQSSAPMNIPDWPKLYGYPKKNTNSHLHSWGTEDDDEGSMVPPHELVARRLARTQISSFSMCEGIGRTLKGRDLSKTRNAVLTRTGFLESNITSSSTSPPPP, from the coding sequence ATGAAAATGTCCAAAAGTAACAACAATCTCTTCTCAGcctcatcttcgtcttctgcACGGTACATTCCTAAGGGCAACGAGGTCGTCTCAGCAGGAGGGGCAAAACAGTCTTCTGCTCCAATGAATATTCCTGACTGGCCCAAGCTTTATGGGTATccaaagaagaacacaaacagCCACTTGCATTCGTGGGGCActgaagacgatgatgaaggCTCAATGGTTCCTCCTCATGAATTGGTAGCAAGAAGACTCGCAAGAACGCAGATCTCATCTTTCTCAATGTGTGAAGGAATCGGAAGAACACTCAAAGGAAGAGATCTCAGCAAAACAAGAAACGCTGTCCTAACCAGAACTGGTTTCTTGGAATCCAATAtcacatcttcatcaacatcaccaccaccaccatag